The nucleotide sequence GAAGGTCACCACCTCGTGATCGGCACGGAGTCGATCGACAAGCCTGTCGTACGGCACGTCGCCACCTACGACGGCGGCGCGGAAAACGTCCACCCACACCCGCGAACGGCCGTCGGATTCGGTCGAAGTCGCTCACGGGGTACGAACGGGCACGCTCACGACGGGGCCTCTCAGCCGATCCACACCGACGAGAACGCGTCGAAGAAATCCTCGTCGGTCCCGACCAGTTCGTGGGTGACCCCGAGGTCCTGTGCCCGACCCGAGACGTCGTCGGCGAACTCGTCGACCCGCGTCCGGTACCGCTCGGCGAGGCGGCCGCCGAAGTAGGTCCGACGGGTCAGATCGGACTCCAGATCCTCGAAGATGGTGTCGCCGGCGACCTCGGGGTCGAGTTCGTCCGGCGAGAGGACCTGTACGAGGACGACTTCGTTGCGCGCGAGCGACGCGATGCCGGTCTCCAGGCCGTCCAGGTCGCCGATGCAGTCGGTGACGACGACCACGAGCGACCGCGAGCGGATGCCGGCCGCGTACTCGCCGAGCGCCGCCTCGAAGTCGGTGTCGCCGTCGGGGTCGGTCTCGTTGATCCGGTCGACCAGCGCCAACACCTCGCCGCGGGTCGCCGTGCCGGTGTCGATACGCTCGGCCCGGTCCCGGAACAGCGAGAACCGGAAGTCGTTGTGCTCCTCGGCGGTGAGGTAGGCGTAGCCCAGGCCGAGCTTCGCGCCGAACTCGAACTTGTGTTGGTCGCCCTCGCCGAAATCCATCGACGCGCTCGCGTCGAGCAGGACGTGGACGGTGAGGTTGCGCTCCTCCTCGAACTGTTTGATGAAGAACTCCTCGGTGCGGGCATAGAGGCGCCAGTCGATGAGGCGGGTGTCGTCGCCGGGGGAGTACCGCCGGTAGTCGCTGAAGGTCAGCCCCTCGCCGACGCTCGGGGACTCCTGTTCGCCCTTCTTGACCGCCGTCGACTGCTGGTTCAGCGACGCCTCGAACCGGTCGAGCTCGTCGAGGAAGTCGGGTTCGATGGGCATCTCAGACCTCGTCGAGCAACCGCTCGATCACGTCGTCGGTGGTGAGCCCCTGTCGCTCCGCGCGGAAGTCGAGCAGGATGCGGTGCCGGAGGACCGGCGGCGCCATCGCGGTCACGTCCTCCCAGGAGACGTGGTTGCGGCCGTGCAGGAACGCCCGCGCCTTCGCGGTGACGACGAGGCCCATGCTCGCCCGGGGACTGGCGCCGAAATCCACCGTGTCGGCCTCGCGGGTCGCCCGCACCAGGTTGATCGCCCGGTCCCGGACGTCCTCGGCGACCGGCACCTCGCGGACGAGCGACTGGATCTCGCGGAGGTCCTGCAGGCTCAACACCTTCTGGACCGGCGGGGTCGACCCGCCCTCGGTGTAGAGGTTCACGATGTCGCGTTCCTCCTCGAGAGAGGGGTAATCGAGGACGAGCTTCAGGAGGAAGCGGTCGGTCTGGGCCTCCGGGAGCGGGTAGGTCCCCTCCTGGTCGATCGGGTTCTGGGTCGCGAGCACGAAGAAGGGCCGCGGAAGGTCGTAGGTCTCGCCGGCGGCAGTCACCTGCTTTTCCTGCATGGCCTCCAGCAGCGCGGCCTGGGTCTTCGGCGTCGCGCGGTTGATCTCGTCGGCGAGGACGACGTTCGCGAAGATGGGCCCCTTCTCGAAGACGAACTCGCGTTCGCCGCCCGACTCGCGGATGATCTCCGTGCCCGTGATGTCGGAGGGCATCAGGTCGGGGGTGTTCTGCACCCGCGAGAAGTCGAGGTCGGTCACGTCGGCGACGGTGCGGACCATCGTGGTCTTCCCGAGGCCGGGGTTGCTCTCGAGGAGGGCGTTGCCGTCGGCGAGGATGCAGACGAGCAGCCGTTCCAGGACCTCCCGCTGGCCGACGATGCGCTTGCCGACCTCCTGGCGGACGCGTCCGAGCCGTTCCTGTAGCGTGTCGATGTCCGTCGTTGGTTCGCTCATGAATCTGACTCCGAGTCCTCTCGAATCCGCAGGTTGTACTCGCGGATCAGCTCCGCGTCTTCGAGGCGCTCGCGCTCGTCGAAGCCCGCCCGCTGGCTCTCGACGGGGCTCGACGAGTCGAGGCCGCTGTTCCGGTAGGCCGCCGAGTCCACCTCCGTGCCGTTCCCGCTCCCCGAGCCGCTCGTGTCGATGTTCGCCTCCAGGTCCTCACTCCCCTCCGGCACGTCCTCGGCCTCCCCGAGGATCGAAGACCCGTCTTGGAGGCCCTCGTACTCCGTCTCGGTGCCGCCGTCCGGTCCCTCGGGCTCGGCGGGACCGCCGAGGCCGGAAAGCGAGATGTCGACGACGGCGAGTTGGATGGTCGCGATGCTGATGACCGAGACCAGCAGCATCACCAGCGCCACCCGACGGGTCGAGAGCAGGCCGATGCTCGATGCGTCCCGCAGTTGATCGAGGACGTCCTCGTAGAGCCGGAGGACGATCCGGGACTGCCGGTCGCGCTCGACGGCGTCGCGGGCGGTCCGCAGCGACTCGGAGAGCGAGGGGTTCGCGGCCGCGAACTGCTCGACGAGCGGCTGGCGGGTCCGCCAGCCCACCTCGGCGAGGAAGACGAGGAGGCCGGCGGCGGCGCCGACGACGGCCGCGCTCGACACCGTCGGCTCCGCGGGCGTCGCGCCGACGCCGGCGAGGGCGTCGAGGACTGCCCCGGGGATGGGGAGCCGCGTCGGCAACCCGGGAGCGCCGGCGACGGTCACGACGAGGTTCGCGAGCAGGGTCGCGAGGGCCGCGTCGACGACGGCGTAGATGAGGGCGACCTTCAGCCCCTCCCGGCGGATCTGTGTCAGGGCGCGCCGGAGTTTGCGCTCGACGGGTGGGGGGTCGGGATCGTCTTCGGCGTCGGCGTCGGCGGGCGTCGAGTTGGACATGGTATCAGTTGCACTCCGGCGGGGGATCCTCGACCTCCGAGCAGACGGCCGCGAGGTCGCTACGGAGCCGGTCGTTCTCCCGTTCGAGCTGTTGGATCCGGTCGTTTCGCCGTTGGAGCTGGTCTTCGAGGGTCGTCACTTCGCTCTCCAACTGGCTCACCTCGTCGTTCAGGTCCTCGACGTCGGCCTGCAGTTCGTCCCGCTCCTGGCGGAGGTCCTCGTTCGTGGTTTCGAGGTCGGCGACCTCCGACCGGAGTTGGGAGTTCCGGGATTCGAGCGTCTGGACCTCACCCTCCAGTTCGTCGACCCGCTCCTGAGCGTCCCGGAGGCTCTGGCGGGTCGAGGAGAGCTCATCCTGAGTCGACTCCAGTTGCCCCTCGGTCTCTTGGAGGTTCTCGGAGACCTGGCTCACGTCGCTCCGGGTGGTGCTGAGGCTCTCGTTGAGGTCCTGCAGTCGCTGGCGGGTCCGCTGGAGGT is from Haloplanus salinarum and encodes:
- a CDS encoding DUF58 domain-containing protein, translating into MPIEPDFLDELDRFEASLNQQSTAVKKGEQESPSVGEGLTFSDYRRYSPGDDTRLIDWRLYARTEEFFIKQFEEERNLTVHVLLDASASMDFGEGDQHKFEFGAKLGLGYAYLTAEEHNDFRFSLFRDRAERIDTGTATRGEVLALVDRINETDPDGDTDFEAALGEYAAGIRSRSLVVVVTDCIGDLDGLETGIASLARNEVVLVQVLSPDELDPEVAGDTIFEDLESDLTRRTYFGGRLAERYRTRVDEFADDVSGRAQDLGVTHELVGTDEDFFDAFSSVWIG
- a CDS encoding AAA family ATPase; this translates as MSEPTTDIDTLQERLGRVRQEVGKRIVGQREVLERLLVCILADGNALLESNPGLGKTTMVRTVADVTDLDFSRVQNTPDLMPSDITGTEIIRESGGEREFVFEKGPIFANVVLADEINRATPKTQAALLEAMQEKQVTAAGETYDLPRPFFVLATQNPIDQEGTYPLPEAQTDRFLLKLVLDYPSLEEERDIVNLYTEGGSTPPVQKVLSLQDLREIQSLVREVPVAEDVRDRAINLVRATREADTVDFGASPRASMGLVVTAKARAFLHGRNHVSWEDVTAMAPPVLRHRILLDFRAERQGLTTDDVIERLLDEV
- a CDS encoding DUF7502 family protein, which translates into the protein MSNSTPADADAEDDPDPPPVERKLRRALTQIRREGLKVALIYAVVDAALATLLANLVVTVAGAPGLPTRLPIPGAVLDALAGVGATPAEPTVSSAAVVGAAAGLLVFLAEVGWRTRQPLVEQFAAANPSLSESLRTARDAVERDRQSRIVLRLYEDVLDQLRDASSIGLLSTRRVALVMLLVSVISIATIQLAVVDISLSGLGGPAEPEGPDGGTETEYEGLQDGSSILGEAEDVPEGSEDLEANIDTSGSGSGNGTEVDSAAYRNSGLDSSSPVESQRAGFDERERLEDAELIREYNLRIREDSESDS
- a CDS encoding chromosome partitioning protein encodes the protein MSLIGRSINLALALLICLSVAGTAGATLYYQESVEELDAENSQLRQENEQLREDLQSTERDLQRTRQRLQDLNESLSTTRSDVSQVSENLQETEGQLESTQDELSSTRQSLRDAQERVDELEGEVQTLESRNSQLRSEVADLETTNEDLRQERDELQADVEDLNDEVSQLESEVTTLEDQLQRRNDRIQQLERENDRLRSDLAAVCSEVEDPPPECN